From a region of the Gossypium raimondii isolate GPD5lz chromosome 10, ASM2569854v1, whole genome shotgun sequence genome:
- the LOC105775575 gene encoding wall-associated receptor kinase-like 2 gives MPLLIYKFIPNGTLCHLIHDFNEEYSRSWDIRLHIAVEVASAISYLHSFASTPIYHQDIKSSNILLDEKFRAKVSNFGASRSIDIDQPHLTTQVLGTFGYLDLEYFQSTQFTEKSDVYYFIVIIVELLIRKKEISTFRSQEKRGLVSYFMSSVEENHLLDIVDVEIGKDGQSDEVVAVA, from the coding sequence ATGCCCCTCCTTATTTATAAGTTCATCCCTAATGGAACCCTTTGCCATCTCATTCATGACTTTAATGAAGAGTACTCGAGGTCATGGGATATTCGATTACACATTGCAGTGGAGGTTGCGAGTGCAATTTCTTACTTGCACTCATTTGCATCCACCCCCATTTATCATCAAGATATCAAGTCTAGTAACATACTACTAGATGAAAAGTTTCGAGCAAAAGTATCAAACTTCGGAGCATCTAGATCAATTGACATTGATCAACCTCATTTGACCACTCAAGTGCTTGGGACTTTTGGGTACTTGGATCTTGAATACTTTCAGTCAACTCAATTTACTGAAAAGAGTGATGTTTATTATTTCATAGTGATTATTGTCGAGCTCTTAATTAGAAAAAAGGAAATCTCGACATTCAGATCGCAAGAAAAGAGAGGCTTAGTCTCATATTTTATGTCGTCGGTGGAAGAAAATCATCTGCTGGATATTGTTGATGTTGAAATTGGGAAGGACGGTCAAAGTGATGAAGTAGTAGCAGTTGCTTAA
- the LOC128033992 gene encoding uncharacterized protein LOC128033992, translating to MVRSREESLEQRDQMAKLMEMMTALVKGKGPIQSPDIVEPPQSRANQDPLYPPGFTPPHVHAMQRGYPQREPTGLEQHPAPSAHLGQGMFVSNPGANPSDPIVSDLDDPVEIARLRIDDNNAQDKYRILEERIKAVEGAEVFSALSAKELSLVPDLVLPPKFKTPNFEKYDGTRCPKAHLIMFCRKMTGYVNDDKLLVHCFQDSLVGSTLRWYNQLSRERIRSWKDLASAFCEQYRHVSDMVPDRLTLQMMEKKPTETFRQYAQRWRDISAQVEPPLTKTEITVLFINTLKAPFYDKLVGSATKDFADIVISGELIENAVKSGRMEGPESSKTVVPTKKKEAEAHMVGTESHCAPNSYPAQSRPHYRPPSNFYFPPQGPYHQAPSSYPVYAMNNQRPFTLFPPNTMPTQSQPKNDQRLARPIPKKPQFTPIPVPYEKLYLKLLEKQLISPHYMAPLKPPYPKWYDPNANYMYHAGNQGHSTENCLAFKKRVQDLINAGILRFDGVSNPLPNHADGNVNVVTNEDGGQDNPRSALIEKGLQNISLNAINNENDEIKNASMIRPCPPGYVLNNWTAVDLLVVSKSPSECSDINGMNNPVMNPEINFEKVVCLGEFEADENVEDCVSSPDLLRMVEQEEKQILPHQESVEVVNLGSEEEKQEVKIGTSISENTRQDLITLLHEYKDVFAWSYQDMPGLNTDIVVHKLPLKPECKPV from the exons ATGGTGAGATCTCGAGAAGAATCGCTCGAGCAAAGGGATCAAATGGCCAAACTGATGGAAATGATGACAGCCTTGGTCAAAGGAAAGGGACCTATACAGAGCCCTGACATCGTAGAACCGCCTCAGTCAAGAGCTAATCAAGATCCACTTTATCCCCCGGGATTTACTCCACCTCATGTCCACGCAATGCAAAGAGGATACCCCCAAAGAGAACCTACAGGCCTGGAACAACATCCTGCTCCATCTGCTCATTTAGGACAAGGAATGTTTGTATCAAACCCTGGGGCTAATCCTTCAGATCCAATTGTCTCAGACCTAGATGATCCTGTGGAAATAGCAAGGCTGAGAATTGATGACAATAACGCTCAGGATAAGTATAGGATTTTGGAAGAAAGGATCAAGGCGGTAGAGGGTGCAGAAGTTTTCTCTGCTTTGAGTGCCAAAGAACTCAGTTTGGTACCTGATCTAGTCTTACCCCCAAAATTTAAGACACCTAATTTTGAGAAGTATGACGGAACAAGATGTCCAAAGGCGCATCTGATCATGTTTTGCCGAAAGATGACTGGTTATGTAAACGATGATAAATTGTTGGTGCATTGCTTTCAAGATAGTTTGGTTGGCTCAACTCTTCGATGGTATAATCAGCTCAGTAGAGAGAGAATCCGATCATGGAAGGATTTGGCATCAGCATTCTGTGAGCAATATAGACATGTATCGGATATGGTGCCTGATCGACTAACTTTACAAATGATGGAAAAGAAACCGACAGAGACTTTTCGGCAATatgcacaaagatggagggataTCTCTGCTCAGGTGGAGCCCCCGTTAACTAAGACAGAGATAACAGTTCTCTTCATCAATACTCTGAAAGCACCGTTTTACGATAAATTggtaggaagtgccacaaaggACTTCGCGGATATTGTAATATCCGGGGAGCTTATTGAAAATGCCGTCAAGAGTGGGAGAATGGAAGGCCCCGAGAGTTCAAAGACAGTAGTACCCACAAAGAAAAAGGAGGCAGAGGCTCATATGGTTGGAACCGAGAGTCACTGTGCCCCCAATTCGTACCCCGCCCAATCACGACCTCATTATCGCCCACCTTCAAACTTCTACTTTCCTCCTCAAGGTCCTTACCATCAAGCACCTTCGTCTTACCCCGTTTATGCTATGAATAACCAAAGACCATTCACCTTGTTCCCACCAAACACCATGCCTACACAAAGCCAACCTAAAAATGACCAAAGACTAGCAAGACCCATTCCTAAAAAACCTCAATTCACCCCAATTCCTGTGCCATACGAAAAATTATACCTGAAACTGTTGGAGAAGCAATTGATATCCCCACATTACATGGCACCCCTGAAGCCCCCATACCCAAAATGGTACGATCCTAATGCTAATTACATGTATCACGCTGGAAATCAGGGGCATTCTACAGAAAACTGCCTTGCCTTTAAAAAAAGGGTTCAAGATCTCATTAATGCTGGCATTCTGCGATTTGATGGCGTTAGTAATCCTCTTCCTAACCATGCTGATGGGAATGTGAATGTGGTAACAAATGAAGATGGAGGGCAAGACAATCCAAGAAGCGCTTTGATTGAAAAGGGTCTTCAGAATATCAGCCTAAATGCTATTAACAAtgagaatgatgaaattaagaaTGCTTCAATGATACGCCCTTGTCCTCCAGGATATGTTTTGAACAACTGGACTGCTGTGGACCTCCTTGTAGTTTCTAAGTCCCCTTCAGA GTGCTCAGATATCAATGGCATGAATAATCCCGTTATGAATCCTGAAATCAATTTTGAGAAGGTTGTTTGTTTAGGAGAATTCGAAGCTGACGAAAATGTTGAAGATTGTGTCTCGTCTCCTGACTTACTGAGAATGGTggaacaagaagagaaacaaatcctaccccATCAAGAATCTGTTGAGGTAGTGAACTTGGGGAGTGAAGAAGAGAAACAAGAAGTGAAGATTGGGACTTCCATTTCAGAAAACACAAGGCAAGATTTGATCACCTTGCTCCATGAATACAAGGATGTGTTTGCCTGGTCTTATCAGGATATGCCAGGATTGAACACGGATATTGTGGTCCACAAGCTCCCACTGAAACCAGAATGCAAGCCCGTTTAG
- the LOC128033993 gene encoding uncharacterized protein LOC128033993, whose translation MRPEMLLKIKEEVKKQFDAGFLQVSKYPEWVANIVPVPKKDGKVRMCVDYRDLNQASSKDNFPLPHIDTLVDNTAKHSLFSFMDEREHVGSLRKLFERLRKFQLKLNPAKCTFGATSGKLLGFIVSERGIEVDPDKIKAIQELPPPRTQKEVRGFLGRLNYIARFIAQLTNQCDPIFRLLRKRNLGEWNEECQVAFDKIKQYLSNPPVLVPPTPEKPLILYLTVFENSMGCVLGQHDESGKREKAIYYLSKKFTEYEAKYPSIEKFCWRMARWQILLTEYDIVYVSQKSIKGSAIADFLASRTTEEYEPLIFEFPDEDLMCISEKEGESSKGKSWKMSFDGASNALGHGIGAVLVSPEGDHYPLTTRLNFFCTNNIAEYEACIMGLRAAIKRKIKILEVHEDSALVIYQIRGDWEVRDPKLVKYHDLVAELIKEFYKVTFNYFPQEENQLADALATLASMFKVNRETEIMPIQMSIYETPAHCFSIEEESDGRPWFHDILEYIKNQRYPEQVNENDKRTIRRMAFGFVLDGDILYKRGKDQVLLRCVDAVEARKILEEVHEGICGTHASGFTMARQIMRLGYYWLTVERDCIEATSFANVTKAAVCRFLKKEIICRYGLPEGIISDNALNLNNKMMKKVCEQFQIKHHNSSPYRPKMNGAVEAANKNIKRIIGKMTETYKDWHDKLPFAFMTSHLDARTLTGNSFSPVYGIEAVRLSSRDPILRVRQENFAKESSDRERFSDLKDFRGKWSPNWEGPYVVKRAFSGGALILTEMDGKELPNPVNLDAVTAQVADVTTAVADEDGTSGDCGRASGRAAGG comes from the exons ATGAGACCCGAAATGCtgttaaagataaaagaagaagtcaagaaacaatttgacGCTGGCTTCCTACAAGTCTCAAAGTATCCAGAATGGGTAGCTAATATAGTCCCAGTGCCGAAGAAAGATGGCAAGGtgcgaatgtgcgtggattatcGTGATCTGAATCAAGCAAGCTCTAAGGATAACTTTCCTTTACCGCACATCGAcactttggtggataatacggcAAAGCATtctctgttttctttcatggatg AAAGAGAGCATGTTGGGAGTCTTAGGAAGCTGTTTgaaagattaagaaagttccaGTTGAAGCTTAACCCGGCCAAATGTACATTTGGGGCTACCTCAGGAAAACTGCTAGGTTTCATTGTTAGTGAAAGAGGTATCGAGGTTGATCCAGATAAGATAAAAGCTATACAAGAATTGCCTCCCCCGCGTACACAAAAGGAAGTCAGAGGTTTTTTAGGAaggttgaattacattgctcgattcattGCTCAACTTACCAATCAGTGTGACCCAATTTTTCGACTCCTTCGAAAACGTAATCTGGGAGAATGGAACGAGGAGTGCCAAGTGGCCTTCGACAAGATAAAACAGTATCTATCTAATCCTCCTGTGCTAGTACCACCGACCCCTGAAAAACCCTTAATTTTGTACCTGACCGTGTTTGAGAACTCAATGGGTTGCGTACTGGGACAACATGATGAGTCGGGGAAAAGAGAGAAGGCAATTTACTACCTCAGCAAGAAGTTCACAGAATATGAGGCAAAATACCCTTCAATTGAGAAGTTTTGTT GGAGAATGGCCAGATGGCAGATCCTATTGACTGAGTATGACATTGTATATGTGAGCCAAAAGTCGATAAAAGGAAGCGCAATAGCTGACTTCTTGGCAAGTCGAACAACGGAGGAATACGAGCCTTTGATATTTGAGTTCCcagatgaagatttgatgtgcATTTCAGAAAAAGAGGGCGAGTCATCAAAAGGAAAGTCATGGAAGATGAGCTTTGATGGTGCTTCAAATGCATTGGGGCATGGGATAGGAGCAGTCTTAGTGTCACCTGAAGGCGACCATTACCCGCTTACTACTAGATTGAATTTCTTCTGTACAAATAATATAGCGGAATATGAGGCTTGCATCATGGGACTTCGTGCAGCTAtcaagagaaaaatcaaaattttagaggtACACGAGGACTCAGCATTAGTCATTTATCAAATTCGTGGAGATTGGGAAGTGAGAGATCcaaaattagtcaaatatcATGATCTCGTTGCAGAGCTGATCAAGGAGTTCTATAAAGTGACTTTTAACTACTTTCCACAAGAGGAGAACCAACTGGCTGATGCTCTAGCCACATTGGCTTCGATGTTCAAGGTAAACAGAGAAACTGAGATAATGCCCATCCAAATGAGCATATATGAGACCCCCGCACACTGCTTTAGTATTGAGGAGGAGTCAGATGGACGACCATGGTTCCATGATATCTTAGAGTATATCAAGAATCAAAGGTACCCCGAGCAAGTAAAcgagaatgacaaaagaacaatcAGGAGAATGGCGTTTGGATTTGTTCTTGACGGGGATAttctatacaaaaggggaaaagatCAAGTGCTCCTGAGGTGCGTGGACGCTGTTGAAGCTAGAAAGATACTTGAAGAGgttcatgaaggaatttgtggaacACATGCCAGTGGTTTCACCATGGCCAGGCAGATTATGAGACTTGGTTATTATTGGCTGACGGTGGAAAGGGATTGCATTG aagccactTCGTTTGCTAATGTGACAAAGGCTGCAGTGTGTAGGTTCTTAAAAAAGGAgattatatgtcgatatggtCTGCCTGAAGGAATCATTTCagataatgctttaaatttgaacaacaagatgatgaaaaaaGTATGTGAGCAATTCCagataaaacatcataattctTCGCCCTATCGCCCAAAGATGAACGGAGCAGTAGAAGCCgctaataagaacattaagaggattattgggaagatgactgagacataTAAAGACTGGCACGATAAGCTACCATTCGCTTTTATGACATCGCACCTCGATGCACGGACGCTCACGGGCAACTCCTTTTCTCCGGTCTATGGAATAGAAGCCGTTCGCTTATCAAGTAGAGATCCCATCCTGCGC GTGCGCCAAGAGAATTTCGCGAAGGAGAGCTCAGATCGAGAAAGATTCTCCGATCTGAAGGACTTTCGAGGAAAATGGtcaccaaattgggaaggaccatACGTTGTAAAGAGGGCATTCTCAGGAGGGGCTCTGATTCTCACTGAGATGGACGGGAAAGAATTACCTAATCCAGTGAACTTAGATgct GTGACGGCGCAAGTGGCCGATGTGACAACGGCGGTGGCAGACGAGGATGGGACGTCCGGCGACTGTGGCAGGGCAAGTGGACGTGCGGCGGGTGGCTGA